The following proteins are encoded in a genomic region of Calditrichota bacterium:
- a CDS encoding dihydrodipicolinate synthase family protein, which produces MKKNFFEGVVTPMVTPFHDDGSLDSSALETFTNWLCEREVDVLFPMGGTGEYQTLNVEERKEIIRVVTETAGGRKKVVPGVGGRTLSETLTLVEEAQKAGADGVSVVIPAAMGEYAGELTAYYGKTASDFETLLNYYKKINSELDRPFMVYDSRGQLTETQMREFVAELSQFKGIKYRTNNEEHFADIVYASGDTVNVLSGIEFIYLGNLAMGAKGVVGGGANFIPHLMAKLKRQYEAGEVVAARETQYLLIAAGKSMAGMSWPLSAKLLLRKLGLPIEPVTRVDARKHPAESEARMLDFMLPLCK; this is translated from the coding sequence ATGAAAAAGAATTTTTTTGAAGGTGTGGTAACCCCTATGGTTACCCCTTTTCACGATGACGGCTCTCTGGACAGTTCCGCGCTGGAAACATTTACCAACTGGCTGTGTGAACGGGAGGTGGACGTACTGTTTCCGATGGGGGGTACCGGCGAGTACCAGACGCTGAATGTGGAAGAGCGAAAAGAAATCATTCGCGTGGTAACTGAAACAGCGGGCGGCCGCAAAAAGGTGGTGCCCGGTGTGGGGGGCAGAACCCTGAGTGAGACACTCACCCTGGTCGAAGAAGCCCAGAAGGCAGGAGCAGACGGCGTAAGTGTGGTGATCCCGGCTGCGATGGGTGAGTACGCCGGGGAACTTACGGCGTACTACGGAAAAACAGCGTCGGATTTTGAAACTTTGCTCAATTATTACAAAAAGATCAATTCGGAATTGGACCGTCCCTTTATGGTGTACGATTCCCGGGGACAGCTTACGGAAACCCAGATGCGGGAATTTGTGGCGGAACTCAGTCAGTTCAAGGGCATCAAATACCGCACCAACAATGAGGAGCATTTTGCGGACATTGTGTACGCCTCAGGCGACACGGTGAATGTTCTTTCCGGGATTGAATTCATTTACCTGGGGAATCTGGCGATGGGAGCGAAGGGTGTCGTTGGCGGAGGGGCGAATTTCATTCCGCATTTAATGGCAAAACTCAAGCGCCAGTACGAGGCAGGCGAAGTGGTTGCCGCCCGGGAAACCCAGTACCTGCTGATTGCCGCCGGGAAAAGCATGGCCGGGATGAGCTGGCCGTTGAGTGCCAAACTTCTCTTGCGGAAACTGGGGCTTCCGATCGAACCGGTCACGCGGGTGGATGCGCGCAAACACCCTGCGGAAAGCGAGGCACGCATGCTGGATTTTATGCTACCGCTCTGTAAGTAA